The following are encoded together in the Pseudomonas sp. IB20 genome:
- a CDS encoding aminodeoxychorismate/anthranilate synthase component II has product MLLMIDNYDSFTYNVVQYLGELGAEVKVVRNDELTVAEIAALNPERIVVSPGPCTPTEAGVSLEAIKYFAGKLPILGVCLGHQSIGQAFGGDVVRARQVMHGKTSPVFHKDLGVFHGLNLPVTVTRYHSLVVKRETLPECLELTAWTQLEDGSVDEIMGLRHKTLNIEGVQFHPESILTEQGYELFANFLKQSGGTR; this is encoded by the coding sequence ATGTTGCTGATGATTGATAACTACGACTCCTTTACCTACAACGTTGTGCAGTACCTGGGTGAACTCGGTGCCGAGGTCAAGGTGGTGCGCAACGATGAACTGACGGTCGCCGAAATCGCCGCCCTGAACCCGGAGCGCATCGTGGTTTCGCCTGGCCCTTGCACGCCGACTGAAGCCGGTGTGTCCCTGGAAGCGATCAAATATTTCGCCGGCAAGTTGCCGATCCTGGGCGTGTGCCTGGGCCACCAATCCATCGGCCAAGCCTTTGGCGGTGATGTGGTGCGCGCGCGCCAGGTGATGCATGGCAAGACCAGCCCGGTGTTCCATAAGGACCTCGGTGTATTCCACGGCCTTAACCTGCCGGTGACGGTAACCCGCTACCACTCGCTGGTGGTCAAGCGTGAGACCCTGCCGGAGTGCCTGGAACTCACCGCCTGGACCCAACTGGAAGACGGCTCGGTCGATGAGATCATGGGCCTGCGCCACAAAACACTGAATATCGAAGGGGTGCAATTTCACCCCGAGTCAATCCTGACCGAGCAGGGCTACGAGCTGTTCGCTAACTTTCTCAAGCAGAGCGGCGGCACGCGCTAA
- the trpD gene encoding anthranilate phosphoribosyltransferase encodes MDIKTALSRIVGHLDLSTAEMSDVMREIMTGQCTDAQIGAFMMAMRMKSESIDEIVGAVSVMRELADKVELKTLDGVVDVVGTGGDGANIFNVSTASSFVVAAAGCTVAKHGNRAVSGKSGSADLLEAAGIYLNLTPVQVARCIDSVGIGFMFAQSHHGAMKHAAGPRKDLGLRTLFNMLGPLTNPAGVKHQVVGVFSQALCRPLAEVLQRLGSKHVLVVHSKDGLDEFSLAAPTFVAELKNDEVTEYWVEPEDLGMRSQSLHGLSVESPAASLELIRDALGRRKTENGQKAAEMIVLNAGAALYAADHAYSLKEGVALAHDALHTGLAREKLEELGAFTAVFKMENEG; translated from the coding sequence ATGGATATCAAGACTGCCCTGAGCCGTATCGTCGGCCACCTGGACCTGAGCACCGCTGAAATGAGCGATGTGATGCGCGAGATCATGACCGGCCAATGCACGGACGCGCAGATCGGCGCGTTCATGATGGCGATGCGCATGAAGAGCGAAAGCATCGACGAAATCGTCGGCGCCGTGTCGGTGATGCGTGAGCTGGCTGACAAGGTCGAACTCAAGACCCTCGACGGTGTGGTCGATGTGGTCGGCACCGGCGGTGACGGTGCGAATATTTTCAACGTGTCGACGGCGTCCTCCTTTGTGGTCGCGGCCGCCGGCTGCACCGTGGCCAAGCACGGTAACCGTGCGGTCTCCGGCAAGAGCGGCAGCGCCGACTTGCTGGAGGCGGCCGGCATCTACCTGAACCTGACGCCGGTACAAGTGGCGCGCTGCATCGACAGCGTCGGAATTGGCTTCATGTTTGCCCAGTCCCACCACGGCGCGATGAAACACGCCGCCGGCCCGCGCAAGGACCTTGGCTTGCGCACCCTGTTCAACATGCTCGGCCCGCTTACGAATCCGGCCGGTGTGAAACATCAGGTGGTCGGCGTGTTCAGCCAGGCGCTGTGCCGCCCGCTGGCCGAAGTGTTGCAACGCCTGGGCAGCAAGCATGTGCTGGTGGTGCACTCCAAAGACGGCCTGGACGAATTCAGCCTGGCGGCCCCGACCTTTGTGGCGGAGCTGAAGAACGACGAAGTCACCGAATATTGGGTTGAGCCCGAAGACCTCGGCATGAGAAGCCAGAGTTTGCATGGCCTGTCGGTGGAAAGCCCGGCGGCCTCGCTGGAGCTGATTCGTGATGCCTTGGGGCGTCGCAAAACAGAAAACGGCCAGAAAGCTGCCGAAATGATCGTACTGAATGCCGGTGCGGCACTCTATGCGGCAGACCATGCCTATAGTCTTAAAGAAGGTGTCGCGTTGGCTCATGATGCGCTGCACACCGGCCTGGCTCGCGAGAAGCTCGAAGAACTCGGGGCATTCACCGCAGTATTCAAGATGGAGAATGAAGGATGA
- the crp gene encoding cAMP-activated global transcriptional regulator CRP: protein MVALTPTPKIKNLDKLLMHCQRRRYPAKHNIICAGERSETLFFIIKGSVTILIEDEDGREMIIAYLNTGDFFGELGLFEQAGKEQERSAWVRAKIECEVAEISYAKFRELAQHDPDILYALSGQIAQRLRDTTRKVGDLAFFDVTGRVARCLLELCKQPDAMTHPDGMQIKVTRQEIGRIVGCSREMVGRVLKDLEERNLVHVKGKTMVVFGTR from the coding sequence ATGGTTGCTCTTACTCCCACACCCAAGATCAAGAACCTCGACAAGCTGCTGATGCACTGCCAACGCCGACGTTATCCGGCTAAGCACAACATCATCTGCGCGGGTGAACGCTCCGAAACACTGTTCTTCATCATCAAGGGCTCGGTCACCATCCTGATCGAGGACGAAGACGGCCGCGAGATGATCATCGCCTACCTCAATACCGGGGATTTCTTCGGCGAACTAGGGCTATTCGAACAAGCCGGTAAAGAGCAGGAACGCAGCGCCTGGGTGCGCGCCAAGATTGAGTGCGAAGTTGCCGAAATCAGTTACGCGAAATTTCGCGAATTGGCCCAACATGATCCCGACATTCTCTACGCGCTGAGCGGTCAGATTGCCCAACGTCTGCGCGACACCACACGCAAAGTCGGCGACCTAGCGTTCTTTGACGTCACCGGCCGCGTGGCGCGTTGCCTGCTGGAACTGTGCAAACAGCCTGACGCAATGACCCACCCGGACGGCATGCAGATCAAAGTCACACGCCAGGAAATCGGGCGTATTGTCGGCTGCTCACGGGAAATGGTCGGGCGCGTGCTCAAAGACTTGGAAGAACGCAACCTGGTGCACGTCAAAGGCAAGACAATGGTGGTGTTCGGGACGCGTTAA
- the coq7 gene encoding 2-polyprenyl-3-methyl-6-methoxy-1,4-benzoquinone monooxygenase, producing MTTQRHYSPIDRLLLQADMAMRTLLPFSGQPYRPSPAIVQPDAQMSETDTRHVAGLMRINHTGEVCAQALYQGQALTAKLPQVRAAMEHAAEEEIDHLAWCEQRIRQLGSHPSVLNPLFYGLSFGIGAAAGLISDKVSLGFVAATEHQVCKHLDEHLEQLPAEDEKSRAILEQMRIDEEHHAESALDAGGFRFPAPVRFGMSLLAKVMTKSTYRI from the coding sequence ATGACTACCCAACGTCACTACTCGCCGATTGACCGCCTGTTGCTGCAAGCCGACATGGCCATGCGCACGCTGTTGCCGTTCAGCGGCCAACCGTACCGCCCATCGCCCGCCATCGTGCAGCCTGACGCGCAGATGAGCGAAACCGACACCCGCCACGTCGCCGGCCTGATGCGTATCAACCATACCGGCGAAGTCTGTGCCCAGGCGCTGTACCAGGGCCAGGCGCTGACTGCCAAGCTGCCGCAAGTACGTGCAGCGATGGAACATGCCGCCGAGGAAGAAATTGACCACTTGGCCTGGTGCGAGCAGCGCATTCGCCAGCTGGGTAGCCATCCCAGTGTGCTGAACCCACTGTTTTACGGTTTGTCGTTCGGTATCGGTGCGGCTGCCGGCTTGATAAGCGACAAGGTCAGCCTCGGGTTTGTCGCCGCGACCGAACATCAGGTGTGCAAACACCTGGATGAGCACCTTGAGCAACTGCCGGCCGAAGACGAAAAGTCCCGCGCCATCCTTGAGCAGATGCGCATTGATGAAGAACACCACGCCGAAAGCGCACTGGATGCGGGCGGTTTCCGCTTCCCGGCGCCGGTCAGGTTTGGCATGAGCCTTTTGGCCAAGGTCATGACCAAAAGCACCTATCGAATTTAG
- a CDS encoding lipoate--protein ligase family protein, whose amino-acid sequence MIKPVAMTVEAGLAAEQELLAAVCAGEQAFGLLFWQPSDQALVMPRRLSRLPAFDAASQVSDEAGWPVLLRETGGEPVPQSAATVNIALVYAPPRSEGDQGRIETGYQRLCQPICDLLIELGGDASVGEIDGAFCDGRYNVNLNGRKMVGTAQRWRQSGGRPVGLVHGALLLDNDREALIAAVNRFNEACGLDQRVRADSHIALHEAFPAPDAISRLDTLYRQMLAGFVPG is encoded by the coding sequence ATGATTAAGCCAGTCGCGATGACCGTTGAAGCAGGCCTCGCCGCCGAGCAAGAACTGCTGGCAGCTGTTTGCGCCGGTGAGCAGGCATTTGGACTGTTGTTCTGGCAGCCCAGTGATCAAGCATTGGTGATGCCGCGCCGCTTGAGCCGCCTGCCGGCGTTCGACGCCGCCAGCCAAGTATCAGACGAAGCCGGCTGGCCGGTATTGCTACGGGAAACCGGCGGTGAGCCGGTGCCGCAATCTGCCGCGACCGTCAATATCGCCTTGGTGTACGCGCCGCCGCGCAGCGAAGGCGATCAGGGCCGCATCGAAACCGGCTACCAGCGTTTGTGCCAGCCGATTTGTGACTTGCTGATCGAGTTGGGCGGCGATGCGTCCGTCGGTGAAATCGACGGTGCGTTCTGCGACGGTCGCTACAACGTCAACCTCAATGGCCGAAAAATGGTGGGCACTGCCCAGCGCTGGCGGCAGAGCGGTGGCCGCCCGGTGGGGTTGGTGCACGGTGCGTTGTTGCTGGATAACGACCGCGAGGCGTTGATTGCGGCAGTCAATCGCTTCAATGAAGCGTGTGGCCTCGACCAGCGAGTGCGTGCCGACAGCCATATCGCACTGCACGAAGCATTCCCCGCGCCGGATGCGATCAGCCGGCTGGATACCTTGTACCGGCAGATGCTGGCCGGTTTTGTGCCGGGTTAA
- a CDS encoding histidine triad nucleotide-binding protein → MDTLFTKIINREIPAKIIYEDDQVLAFHDIAPMAPVHFLVIPKKPIRTLNDLTEEDKALAGHILFTAQRLAVEQGCEKGFRVVMNCNEDGGQTVYHIHMHVLGQRQMNWPPG, encoded by the coding sequence GTGGATACTCTGTTCACCAAGATCATCAACAGGGAAATACCGGCGAAGATCATCTACGAAGATGACCAGGTCCTCGCCTTCCACGACATTGCCCCAATGGCGCCCGTGCATTTTTTGGTCATTCCAAAAAAGCCGATTCGCACCCTCAATGACCTCACCGAAGAAGACAAAGCCCTGGCCGGCCACATTCTGTTCACCGCTCAGCGGCTGGCGGTGGAGCAAGGCTGCGAGAAAGGCTTTCGCGTGGTCATGAACTGCAATGAGGATGGCGGCCAGACCGTTTACCACATCCACATGCACGTACTGGGTCAGCGCCAGATGAACTGGCCACCGGGCTGA
- a CDS encoding OsmC family protein produces the protein MKARIQWAGEAMFLGESGSGHVVVMDGPPEAGGRNLGVRPMEMLLLGVGGCSNFDVVSILKKSRQAVESCEAFLEAERATEDPKVFTKIHMHFVVKGRALKEAQVKRAIELSAEKYCSASIMLGAAGVVITHDYEIIELG, from the coding sequence ATGAAGGCACGCATCCAATGGGCGGGCGAAGCCATGTTCCTCGGTGAATCGGGCAGTGGCCATGTAGTGGTCATGGACGGCCCGCCGGAAGCCGGTGGCCGTAACCTAGGCGTACGCCCGATGGAAATGCTCCTGCTGGGTGTTGGCGGTTGCAGCAATTTCGACGTGGTCAGCATCCTGAAGAAATCCCGACAGGCTGTGGAAAGCTGCGAAGCTTTTCTGGAAGCCGAGCGCGCCACTGAAGATCCCAAGGTGTTTACCAAGATCCATATGCATTTTGTGGTGAAGGGCAGGGCGCTGAAAGAAGCTCAGGTCAAGCGTGCCATTGAGCTGTCAGCTGAGAAGTATTGCTCGGCGTCGATCATGCTCGGCGCAGCTGGTGTGGTCATTACTCATGATTACGAGATCATCGAGTTGGGTTGA
- the trpC gene encoding indole-3-glycerol phosphate synthase TrpC: MSVPTVLEKILARKAEEVAERRARVSLAELEGLAKSADAPRGFANALIAQAKLKQPAVIAEVKKASPSKGVIREHFVPADIAVSYERGGATCLSVLTDIDFFQGSDLFLQQARAACKLPVIRKDFMVDPYQIVEARALGADCVLLIVSALDDVKMAELAAVAKSVGLDVLVEVHDGDELERALKTLDTPLVGVNNRNLHTFEVSLENTLDLLPRIPRDRLVITESGIVNRADVELMEISGVYSFLVGETFMRAENPGAELQRLFFPERGVAVSGSTLD; the protein is encoded by the coding sequence ATGAGTGTGCCGACCGTTCTGGAAAAGATCCTGGCCCGCAAGGCTGAAGAAGTCGCTGAGCGCCGCGCACGCGTCAGCCTGGCTGAGTTGGAAGGCCTGGCGAAAAGTGCCGATGCACCGCGTGGTTTTGCCAATGCCCTGATTGCCCAGGCCAAGCTCAAGCAGCCGGCCGTGATCGCCGAGGTCAAGAAGGCCTCGCCGAGCAAAGGTGTGATCCGTGAGCACTTTGTGCCGGCTGACATTGCCGTCAGCTATGAGAGGGGCGGCGCAACCTGTCTGTCGGTACTGACCGACATCGACTTCTTCCAGGGTTCCGACCTGTTCCTGCAACAGGCCCGCGCTGCGTGCAAGTTGCCGGTAATCCGCAAGGACTTCATGGTCGACCCCTATCAAATCGTCGAAGCCCGTGCCTTGGGCGCCGATTGCGTGCTGCTGATCGTCTCCGCACTGGATGACGTGAAGATGGCTGAGCTTGCGGCCGTGGCCAAAAGCGTCGGCCTGGATGTGCTGGTGGAAGTGCACGACGGCGATGAGCTGGAGCGTGCACTGAAAACCCTCGACACACCGTTGGTGGGGGTCAATAACCGTAACCTGCACACGTTTGAAGTCAGCCTGGAAAACACGCTGGACCTGCTGCCGCGTATTCCACGTGACCGCCTGGTGATTACCGAGAGTGGCATCGTCAACCGCGCTGATGTGGAGCTGATGGAAATCAGCGGTGTGTATTCGTTCCTGGTGGGCGAGACCTTTATGCGCGCCGAGAACCCGGGGGCGGAACTGCAGCGTTTGTTCTTCCCGGAGCGCGGTGTGGCGGTTAGCGGCTCCACCCTGGATTAA